One segment of Pleuronectes platessa chromosome 21, fPlePla1.1, whole genome shotgun sequence DNA contains the following:
- the LOC128426793 gene encoding dnaJ homolog subfamily C member 7: protein MAAVDIEMPVDPEPQIRNQDELDREAEGFKEQGNALYSQKDYSEAFNYYTKAIDTCPKNASYYGNRAATLMMLSRFREALEDSQQAVRLDECFMKGHLREGKCHMSLGNAMAASRCFQKVLELEPSNREAQQENKNSATLLDYERMAEFGFDKRDFRKVVYCMDRALAMASACHRFKILKAECLALLGRYPEAQSVASDILRMDSTNADALYVRGLCLYYEDCIDKAVQFFVQALRMAPDHEKARLACRNAKALKAKKDEGNLAFKNCSYDAAYQLYTEALTIDPNNIKTNAKLYCNRAMAGAKLKKPKQAIDDCSSAIKLDDSYIKAYLRRAQCYTDTEQYEEAVRDYEKVYQTEKTADHKHMLKTAQLQLKRSKRKDYYKVLGVGKNATDDEIKKGYRKRALMHHPDRHSAASIEVQKEEEKKFKEVGEAFTVLSDPKKKGRYDNGHDLDDDNGMDGGDFDANNIFRAFFGGHGGGYSFDSSPDTGPGNFFFQFG from the exons gGAGGCGGAAGGATTCAAAGAGCAAGGGAACGCTCTCTACAGCCAGAAAGATTACTCTGAAGCTTTCAACTATTACACTAAGGCCATCG ATACTTGCCCCAAAAATGCAAGTTATTATGGCAACAGGGCAGCCACCCTCATGATGCTTAGTCGCTTTCGAGAGGCCCTTGAAGATTCCCAGCAGGCTGTGCGGCTGGATGAATGTTTCATGAAG GGACATCTACGTGAAGGTAAGTGCCACATGTCTTTGGGAAATGCCATGGCAGCAAGTCGCTGCTTTCAGAAGGTTCTGGAACTTGAGCCCAGCAACAGAGAGGCCCAGCAGGAG aACAAGAATTCTGCGACTCTGTTGGACTATGAGCGGATGGCAGAATTTGGCTTTGACAAGCGGGATTTCAGAAAG GTGGTGTACTGTATGGATCGGGCCTTAGCTATGGCTTCTGCCTGCCACCGCTTTAAAATCCTCAAGGCCGAGTGTCTGGCTCTACTGGGACGCTATCCAGAAGCTCAGTCTGTAGCAAG TGATATCCTGCGAATGGATTCCACAAACGCAGACGCACTGTACGTCCGAGGTCTCTGTCTCTACTATGAGGACTGCATTGACAAAGCTGTTCAGTTCTTCGTCCAGGCTCTGCGCATGGCACCTGATCATGAAAAGGCCCGACTAGCCTGCAGG AATGCCAAAGCCTTAAAAGCCAAGAAGGACGAGGGCAATCTGGCGTTCAAGAACTGCAGCTATGACGCTGCCTACCAACTGTACACTGAGGCCCTGACGATAGATCCCAACAACATCAAGACTAACGCTAAACTGTACTGCAATAGAGCTATGGCGGGAGCAAAG ctgaagaaacccAAACAAGCCATTGATGACTGCTCCAGTGCGATCAAACTCGATGACTCTTACATCAAAGCCTACTTAAGAAGAGCACAGTG TTACACGGACACTGAGCAGTATGAAGAGGCTGTACGGGACTATGAAAAAGTTTACCAGACAGAAAAAACTGCAG ATCACAAGCATATGCTGAAAACGgcacagctgcagctgaagaggagTAAAAGGAAAGATTATTACAAGGTGCTGGGGGTTGGCAAGAATGCCACAGATGATGAGATCAAAAAAGGCTATCGCAAACGCGCCCTCATGCACCACCCAG ACCGCCACAGTGCAGCTTCTATAGAAgtgcagaaagaggaggagaagaaatttAAGGAGGTGGGCGAAGCCTTCACTGTGCTCTCCGACCCGAAGAAGAAGGGCCGCTATGACAATGGACACGACCTGGATGATGACAACGGCATGGATGGTGGAG ATTTCGATGCAAACAACATCTTCAGGGCTTTCTTTGGTGGACATGGTGGAGGATATAGTTTTGATTCCAGTCCAG atacTGGACCTGGAAACTTCTTTTTCCAATTTGGCTAA